In the genome of uncultured Treponema sp., one region contains:
- a CDS encoding 1-acyl-sn-glycerol-3-phosphate acyltransferase, whose amino-acid sequence MEKKTIREAYADFFKALSLNSVAAAKIDSSNVYQLANPKNRKLMDKLVEDNLLPESHLGNVENFLDFYNQVKSGKSGLILMEHYSNTDLPALLYMLEHSGNSDLADLSKRTVAIAGMKLNEDNPIVRAFAESFTRVVIYPTRSLTKNEEKAQSEEEAKEEMLKARKINLAAMRAMDDCKKRGEVILVFPSGTRYRPGHPETKRGLREIDSYLRLFDIAICVSINGSILEIQDGKEDMLSDFVGPDKLVFTSSPVIECKKFRSEYLSTLPENEPDPKQKMIDKIMDILEVQHENVEKTRLA is encoded by the coding sequence ATGGAAAAGAAAACTATCCGTGAAGCTTATGCTGACTTTTTTAAAGCCCTTTCATTGAATTCTGTTGCCGCTGCTAAAATTGACAGCTCGAATGTTTATCAGCTTGCAAACCCAAAAAATAGAAAACTGATGGATAAATTGGTTGAAGACAATCTTTTGCCAGAAAGTCATTTGGGAAACGTTGAAAATTTTTTGGATTTTTATAATCAGGTGAAATCAGGAAAAAGCGGACTGATTTTAATGGAGCATTATTCAAATACAGATTTGCCGGCGTTGCTTTATATGCTTGAGCACAGCGGAAATTCTGATTTGGCTGATCTTTCAAAACGGACAGTTGCAATTGCAGGCATGAAATTGAATGAAGACAATCCAATTGTCCGTGCGTTCGCTGAAAGTTTCACGAGAGTTGTAATTTATCCTACTAGAAGCCTCACAAAAAATGAAGAAAAGGCTCAGTCTGAAGAAGAAGCAAAGGAAGAAATGCTCAAGGCAAGAAAAATCAATTTGGCTGCAATGCGCGCAATGGACGACTGCAAAAAACGCGGCGAAGTTATTTTGGTTTTTCCGTCGGGAACAAGATACCGTCCGGGACATCCAGAAACAAAACGCGGTTTAAGGGAAATTGATAGTTATCTTCGTTTGTTTGACATTGCAATTTGCGTAAGCATAAACGGCTCAATTCTTGAAATTCAAGACGGAAAAGAAGATATGCTGAGCGATTTTGTTGGTCCGGATAAACTTGTGTTCACTTCAAGTCCTGTTATTGAATGTAAAAAATTCCGCAGTGAATATCTTTCGACTTTGCCAGAAAACGAGCCTGATCCTAAGCAGAAAATGATAGATAAAATCATGGACATTCTTGAAGTTCAGCATGAAAATGTGGAAAAGACACGGCTTGCTTAA
- a CDS encoding peptide ABC transporter substrate-binding protein — protein sequence MKKVFAAIIFFCLGAFSFAQDLPKQRRVNICAPLHSYDMNPHTAAFTAEAQLFTGLYEGLFSYDPVNLAPLPAICSSYKISRDKKRWTFSLRNDAKFSDGTLITANDVRNSWISLLETPNAPFASLLDCIEGASDFRQGKISAQDVRIDARDDFTVVVHLTEPAGHLPKILCHHAFSVVSENKNAFSGAFVLESYDGNEILIKKNEFYWDSENVKIPEIKISLSDDYSENSHKFNNGEIDWIMGNAEAAKIIDKSKLLIGTEFGTVYFFFKKQDNVWAKKEFRDALLEAIPYDKLREKFNIKAETFIYPLPGYPEVAGISDYDENDALKMMNEARQKNGIPQEEKLTLLFASTGDGYLSECAQILKNAWESLGVDFKIQTTSFDRYNASIPSWKADLFYYSWIGDFADPLAFLELFRGNSSLNVSGFKNETYDSLLQEATRIDNISERYKLMAQAEQILLDESVLIPVSHPVSAHLVNTDEIGGWKVNGLDIHPLKYLYIKPAPFSKVPNLVRY from the coding sequence TTGAAAAAAGTTTTTGCAGCGATAATTTTCTTTTGTCTTGGCGCATTTTCCTTTGCGCAGGATTTGCCTAAACAGCGCAGAGTAAATATTTGCGCGCCGCTTCATTCTTATGACATGAATCCGCATACGGCCGCTTTTACTGCCGAAGCTCAGCTTTTTACCGGCTTGTACGAAGGGCTTTTTTCTTATGATCCTGTGAATCTTGCGCCTTTGCCTGCGATTTGCTCGTCATATAAAATTTCGCGTGATAAAAAACGCTGGACATTTTCTTTGCGCAACGATGCGAAATTCAGCGATGGAACTTTGATTACTGCAAACGATGTAAGAAATTCTTGGATTTCACTTTTGGAAACTCCGAACGCTCCGTTTGCTTCGCTTTTGGACTGCATAGAAGGCGCGTCTGATTTCAGGCAGGGAAAAATTTCTGCGCAGGATGTAAGAATCGATGCGAGAGATGATTTTACAGTTGTTGTTCATTTGACTGAGCCGGCTGGCCATCTTCCGAAAATTTTGTGCCATCATGCTTTCAGTGTTGTAAGTGAAAATAAAAATGCTTTCAGCGGAGCTTTTGTGCTTGAATCTTACGACGGAAATGAAATTCTGATTAAGAAAAATGAATTTTACTGGGATTCCGAAAATGTAAAAATTCCTGAAATAAAAATTTCTTTAAGCGATGATTATTCTGAAAATTCCCACAAATTCAACAATGGCGAAATCGACTGGATTATGGGAAATGCCGAAGCCGCAAAAATAATCGACAAGTCAAAACTTTTGATTGGCACGGAATTTGGAACTGTTTATTTTTTCTTTAAAAAACAAGACAATGTCTGGGCAAAAAAAGAATTCCGCGATGCGCTGCTTGAAGCGATTCCTTATGACAAGTTGCGTGAAAAATTCAATATAAAGGCTGAAACTTTTATTTATCCTTTGCCGGGCTATCCTGAAGTCGCAGGAATTTCTGATTATGATGAAAATGACGCTTTAAAAATGATGAATGAAGCGCGGCAGAAAAATGGAATTCCGCAGGAAGAAAAACTGACTTTGCTTTTTGCTTCGACTGGAGATGGTTATCTTTCAGAGTGCGCGCAGATTTTGAAAAATGCCTGGGAATCACTTGGCGTGGATTTTAAAATTCAGACAACAAGTTTTGACAGATACAACGCTTCGATTCCGTCTTGGAAAGCAGACTTGTTCTATTATTCTTGGATTGGCGACTTTGCGGATCCTCTGGCATTTCTTGAGCTTTTCCGCGGAAATTCTTCGCTGAATGTTTCTGGATTTAAAAACGAAACTTACGATTCACTTTTGCAAGAAGCTACGCGGATTGACAATATTTCCGAGCGTTACAAACTTATGGCGCAGGCTGAACAAATTCTTTTGGATGAAAGTGTTCTAATTCCTGTTTCGCATCCTGTAAGCGCGCATCTTGTTAATACTGACGAAATTGGCGGCTGGAAAGTAAACGGACTTGACATTCATCCGCTGAAATATCTTTACATAAAGCCAGCTCCGTTTTCAAAAGTTCCGAACTTAGTCCGCTATTAA
- a CDS encoding mechanosensitive ion channel family protein has product MEENFSQAIEKTKSILHTDEFIKYFTFENILKIAISVVSVIIFYIVYRLIKKFIRKKAAAKLEKNTAVLVNKAISYSFYVLIGMYILGLFGINLKAIWGAAGVAGLAIGFAAQTSVSNFISGLFVLGEKSMKIGDTISVSGTNGTVESVGLLSVKIKTLDNQLVRIPNSSIINSVLTNYSSYKTTRQTFEIHISYEADLQKAMQRIKEIGLSCPAVLKSPEPQVFYDGLGGSAKLKLIVWIKNEDLIQAKNCILTGIVKNFRQENIKIM; this is encoded by the coding sequence ATGGAAGAAAATTTTTCGCAGGCAATTGAAAAAACAAAAAGCATTTTGCACACAGACGAATTTATAAAATATTTCACATTTGAAAACATATTGAAAATTGCAATAAGCGTTGTTTCCGTCATAATTTTCTATATTGTCTATCGGCTAATAAAAAAATTCATAAGAAAAAAAGCGGCGGCAAAGCTTGAAAAAAACACAGCGGTTCTTGTAAACAAAGCCATAAGCTACAGTTTTTACGTTTTAATCGGAATGTACATTTTGGGACTTTTCGGAATCAACTTAAAAGCAATCTGGGGCGCGGCAGGAGTTGCGGGACTTGCAATCGGATTTGCGGCGCAAACAAGCGTCAGTAATTTTATAAGCGGACTTTTTGTGCTAGGCGAAAAATCCATGAAAATCGGCGACACAATTTCTGTAAGCGGAACAAACGGAACTGTAGAATCCGTAGGACTTTTAAGTGTAAAAATAAAAACGCTGGACAATCAGCTAGTAAGAATTCCAAACAGCAGCATAATAAATTCCGTGCTGACAAATTACAGTAGCTACAAAACTACAAGACAGACTTTTGAAATTCACATAAGCTACGAAGCCGACTTACAAAAGGCAATGCAAAGAATAAAAGAAATTGGTTTGAGCTGCCCGGCAGTTCTTAAGTCTCCGGAACCGCAAGTTTTTTATGACGGACTTGGAGGTTCCGCAAAATTAAAACTTATAGTCTGGATAAAAAATGAAGATTTAATTCAAGCCAAAAACTGCATTTTAACCGGCATTGTAAAAAACTTCAGGCAGGAAAATATAAAAATAATGTAA
- the coaBC gene encoding bifunctional phosphopantothenoylcysteine decarboxylase/phosphopantothenate--cysteine ligase CoaBC, whose protein sequence is MLKDKTILIGVTGSIAAYKAATLVSMLVKTGAEVRVLMTKNATNIINPITFETLSGHKCLIDTFDRNFEFKVSHVSLAQKADIFLIAPATANTIAKVANGMADDMLTSVFLAAKCPKIICPAMNTAMYENPITQDNLEKCKKFGFKILEPETGRLACGENGKGKMPEPQAIFEFIENEISFEKDFLGKKILVTAGPTQEAIDPVRFITNHSSGKMGYAIAKIAAARGAQVTLISGPASLNPPQNAKTIKITSAKEMLEAVKENSQNSDIIIKSAAVADFRPQNFSAEKIKKSGKELFIELERTDDILAFLGKNKKPNQILCGFSMETQNLIENSKKKLSAKNLDLIVANNLKTPGAGFQTDTNQATIISKDFQKELPLMQKEELASRILDEIKSLL, encoded by the coding sequence ATGCTGAAAGACAAAACAATTTTAATCGGAGTTACAGGAAGCATTGCGGCATACAAAGCGGCAACTCTCGTAAGCATGCTTGTAAAAACAGGAGCTGAAGTCCGCGTGCTAATGACAAAAAACGCCACAAACATAATCAATCCGATTACATTTGAAACTTTAAGCGGACACAAATGCCTCATAGATACTTTTGATAGAAATTTTGAATTCAAAGTAAGCCACGTTTCACTTGCGCAAAAAGCGGACATTTTTTTAATCGCGCCGGCAACCGCAAACACAATCGCAAAAGTTGCAAACGGAATGGCAGACGATATGCTGACTTCTGTTTTTCTTGCAGCAAAATGTCCGAAGATAATTTGCCCTGCGATGAACACCGCAATGTACGAAAATCCAATAACGCAAGACAATCTTGAAAAATGCAAAAAGTTCGGATTTAAAATTCTTGAGCCGGAAACAGGACGTCTTGCCTGCGGTGAAAACGGAAAAGGAAAAATGCCCGAGCCTCAAGCAATATTTGAATTTATTGAAAATGAAATTTCATTTGAAAAAGATTTTCTAGGAAAAAAAATTCTTGTTACAGCCGGACCAACTCAGGAAGCAATAGATCCTGTTCGGTTTATCACAAACCATTCATCCGGAAAAATGGGCTATGCGATTGCAAAAATAGCGGCAGCAAGAGGCGCGCAAGTAACTTTAATTTCAGGACCAGCATCGCTTAATCCGCCGCAAAATGCAAAGACAATAAAAATCACCAGCGCAAAAGAAATGCTTGAAGCCGTAAAGGAAAATTCGCAGAATTCCGACATAATAATAAAATCCGCGGCAGTTGCAGATTTCCGCCCCCAAAATTTCAGCGCAGAAAAAATAAAAAAATCAGGCAAGGAGCTTTTTATAGAACTTGAACGCACGGACGACATTCTTGCTTTCCTTGGAAAAAATAAAAAACCGAATCAAATTCTCTGCGGATTTTCTATGGAAACTCAAAACTTAATTGAAAATTCCAAGAAGAAACTTTCAGCAAAAAATTTGGATTTAATCGTTGCAAATAATTTAAAAACTCCGGGCGCAGGATTTCAGACGGACACAAACCAAGCCACAATAATTTCAAAAGATTTTCAAAAAGAACTTCCGCTGATGCAAAAAGAAGAACTTGCAAGCCGCATACTTGATGAAATAAAATCACTTTTATAG
- a CDS encoding AraC family transcriptional regulator has translation MTKVSSDLKEKIPVNERQQRGTSLFPLQYNFCNTENPYYDLWLHWHTEFELIHILSGTYNLFLGDHEIVLNKGDSCIIPGKIVHGDAPDKGASKYESAVFDIELLRQHGFSPDSFINDIILENISLKNYIPAEQKDIFTTVEFLFDTIREQREGWDIIASGALIVFFGLLKKNHFYSEKKILPAQKRARNKKLDLVLDFIKKNYGNDISLEQLSVAAGFSPKYFCRVFKEMTGRSPVEYLNWFRISRSCALLRESNDKLLNIAQKCGFKDFSYFIKMFHRYKGMTPLKYRNMELKANKASETESAQKENKIC, from the coding sequence ATGACAAAAGTATCTTCTGACTTGAAAGAAAAAATTCCTGTAAACGAACGGCAGCAGCGCGGAACTTCGCTTTTTCCGTTGCAGTACAATTTTTGCAATACAGAAAATCCGTACTACGACTTGTGGCTTCACTGGCATACAGAATTTGAGCTTATCCACATTCTTTCTGGAACTTACAATCTTTTTCTTGGCGACCACGAAATTGTTTTGAACAAAGGAGATTCCTGCATCATTCCCGGAAAAATTGTCCACGGAGACGCACCAGACAAAGGCGCAAGCAAATACGAATCCGCGGTTTTTGACATCGAGCTTTTGCGTCAGCATGGATTCAGCCCGGACAGTTTTATAAACGACATTATATTGGAAAATATTTCGCTGAAAAATTATATTCCGGCGGAACAAAAAGATATTTTCACAACAGTTGAATTTTTATTCGACACAATCCGCGAGCAAAGAGAAGGCTGGGACATAATTGCTTCCGGCGCGCTGATTGTTTTTTTTGGACTTTTAAAAAAGAATCATTTTTATTCTGAAAAGAAAATTCTTCCGGCGCAAAAAAGAGCCAGAAACAAAAAGCTTGACCTTGTTTTGGATTTTATAAAAAAGAACTACGGAAACGACATTTCGCTTGAGCAGCTTTCTGTGGCAGCCGGATTTTCTCCAAAATATTTTTGCCGCGTTTTTAAGGAAATGACAGGACGCTCTCCAGTTGAATATTTAAACTGGTTTAGAATCAGCAGAAGCTGCGCGCTTTTACGAGAATCCAACGACAAGCTTTTGAACATCGCTCAAAAATGCGGATTCAAAGATTTCAGCTACTTTATAAAAATGTTCCACAGATACAAAGGAATGACGCCGCTCAAATACAGAAACATGGAATTAAAGGCAAACAAAGCTTCAGAAACTGAATCCGCGCAAAAGGAAAATAAAATATGCTGA
- a CDS encoding flagellin, producing MVINHNMSAMFAQRSQGLTDLNNQKNMEKLSSGMKINRAGDDASGLAVSEKMRSQIRGLNQASTNAKNGISFIQTTEGYLQETEDIIQRIRELAVQSSNGIYTDEDRMQIQVEVSSLIAEVDRIASCAQFNGMNMLTGRFARPTGENSVTASMWLHIGANMDQRTQVYIGTMSAAALGLRAVGTEEIMTLESPDEANRAIGTLDEAIKKINKQRADLGAYQNRLEKTVVGLDIGAENLQASESRIRDTDMAKEMVDFTKNQVLSQAGTAMLAQANQSSQNVLSLLQ from the coding sequence ATGGTTATCAATCACAACATGAGTGCAATGTTTGCACAGCGTTCACAGGGTTTGACTGATTTGAACAACCAGAAGAACATGGAAAAACTCTCTTCTGGAATGAAAATCAACCGCGCCGGTGATGATGCTTCTGGACTTGCTGTTTCAGAAAAAATGAGATCCCAGATTCGCGGATTGAATCAGGCTTCTACAAACGCAAAGAACGGCATTTCTTTCATCCAGACAACAGAAGGATACCTTCAGGAAACTGAAGACATTATTCAGCGCATCCGCGAGCTTGCAGTTCAGTCAAGCAACGGAATTTACACTGACGAAGACCGCATGCAGATTCAGGTTGAAGTTTCTTCACTCATCGCTGAAGTTGACCGCATTGCTTCTTGCGCACAGTTCAACGGCATGAACATGCTTACTGGCCGCTTTGCACGCCCAACAGGTGAAAACAGTGTTACAGCTTCTATGTGGCTTCATATTGGCGCAAACATGGATCAGCGCACACAGGTATATATTGGAACAATGAGCGCAGCTGCTCTTGGACTCCGTGCAGTTGGAACAGAAGAGATTATGACTCTTGAAAGCCCAGACGAAGCAAACCGCGCAATCGGAACTTTGGATGAAGCAATCAAGAAGATTAACAAACAGCGCGCAGACCTTGGTGCATACCAGAATCGCCTTGAAAAGACAGTTGTTGGTCTTGATATTGGCGCAGAAAACCTTCAGGCTTCTGAAAGCCGCATCCGCGATACAGACATGGCAAAGGAAATGGTTGACTTTACAAAGAACCAGGTTCTTTCTCAGGCTGGAACAGCGATGCTTGCACAGGCAAACCAGAGCTCACAGAACGTTCTTTCTCTTCTCCAGTAG
- a CDS encoding AraC family transcriptional regulator: MKIDFAGAFYKKTEESSFKMKFVSGTKECVLLHFYNPMVITLDGKQIETQANACILYRPGTPQIYWCKNNEFENDYIKFLPADMAFFNDFQIPFDEIFYVTNTDIIRREMTDITYFLTERYENHDHELLDRLCKVLSNLQNNRLYPSIKTKRESETRFRLNQLRKKVSENPEKWTVDLMADNFFLTRSHFSVLYKKTFGVTPQSDIHFFVNEKALRLLNTTELTVQEISQKCGYNECENFIRAFKKMNGVSPHQYRKQKGE, encoded by the coding sequence ATGAAAATAGACTTTGCCGGAGCATTTTACAAGAAAACCGAAGAATCCTCTTTTAAAATGAAATTTGTCTCAGGAACCAAGGAATGTGTTCTTCTTCATTTCTACAATCCCATGGTCATCACGCTGGACGGAAAACAGATTGAAACCCAGGCGAATGCGTGCATTCTTTACAGGCCCGGAACTCCGCAGATTTACTGGTGCAAGAACAACGAATTTGAAAACGACTACATAAAATTTCTTCCGGCGGATATGGCGTTTTTCAACGACTTTCAGATTCCGTTTGACGAGATTTTTTACGTGACCAACACGGACATAATCAGGCGCGAGATGACGGACATCACCTATTTTCTGACGGAACGCTACGAAAACCACGATCACGAGCTTTTAGACCGCCTGTGCAAGGTTCTGTCCAACCTCCAGAACAACCGGCTTTATCCGAGCATAAAAACAAAGCGCGAAAGTGAAACCCGCTTCAGGCTGAATCAGCTCAGAAAAAAAGTTTCGGAAAATCCTGAAAAATGGACAGTCGATCTTATGGCGGACAATTTCTTTCTTACGCGCTCGCATTTTTCAGTTTTATATAAGAAGACTTTCGGTGTCACGCCGCAGTCCGACATCCATTTTTTTGTGAACGAAAAAGCCCTCCGCCTCCTGAACACAACCGAACTCACAGTCCAGGAAATCTCCCAGAAATGCGGCTACAACGAATGTGAGAATTTCATCCGCGCCTTCAAAAAAATGAACGGAGTTTCCCCGCACCAGTACCGAAAACAGAAAGGGGAATAA
- a CDS encoding sugar ABC transporter permease YjfF (membrane component of a putative sugar ABC transporter system), with translation MNFLNKNKQNETALAKRKPLSDTNLLLVITIAVFVAMYLLAVIFLGSGFRKPQTFFNLLNENASLIVLSCALSLVMITGGIDISVGTVTALVCMCCAVHLDKNGGTIAGAVVYALVIGVSFGLVQGFLVAFLDIQPFIVSLAGMFFAKGMTTIVNATQFNVKHEGFVKLIETRIYVPGMGSVNKVGKYIPAYVEPGVLVALLVVVILFLVLRWTKLGRNFYAVGGNQQSANMLGINVPMTKFLAHFICSVLAAIGGFVYFMHVGSASPSHASGYEMNAIASSIIGGTMLTGGVGNIAGTFFGVLSLATIKNIVSSLGLDDAWWTNITVAFMICLFLLIQSVVLSRKNSKQ, from the coding sequence ATGAATTTTCTAAATAAAAACAAGCAGAACGAAACTGCGCTTGCAAAAAGAAAACCGCTTTCAGACACGAATCTTCTTCTTGTGATTACGATTGCGGTTTTCGTGGCGATGTATCTTCTTGCGGTCATTTTTCTAGGTTCGGGATTCAGGAAGCCTCAAACTTTCTTCAACCTGCTGAACGAGAACGCTTCGCTCATAGTTCTTTCGTGCGCGCTTAGCCTTGTAATGATTACCGGTGGAATCGATATTTCCGTGGGAACTGTAACGGCTCTCGTCTGTATGTGCTGCGCTGTTCACTTGGACAAAAACGGCGGAACAATTGCGGGCGCGGTCGTTTACGCGCTGGTCATCGGAGTAAGCTTCGGTCTTGTGCAGGGATTCCTTGTCGCCTTCCTTGACATTCAGCCGTTCATCGTCTCGCTTGCGGGAATGTTCTTTGCAAAAGGAATGACGACAATCGTAAACGCGACTCAGTTCAACGTAAAGCATGAGGGATTCGTAAAGCTCATAGAAACAAGAATATACGTTCCTGGAATGGGCTCGGTGAACAAGGTCGGAAAATACATTCCGGCTTATGTGGAACCGGGCGTTCTCGTGGCGCTCCTTGTTGTTGTGATTCTTTTCCTTGTGCTCAGGTGGACAAAGCTCGGACGCAACTTCTATGCGGTGGGCGGAAACCAGCAGAGCGCGAATATGCTCGGAATCAATGTTCCGATGACAAAATTCCTTGCGCACTTCATCTGCTCGGTTCTTGCGGCAATCGGCGGATTCGTATACTTCATGCACGTAGGCTCAGCCTCTCCAAGCCATGCAAGCGGCTACGAAATGAACGCAATCGCATCTTCGATTATCGGCGGAACAATGCTCACGGGCGGAGTCGGAAACATCGCGGGAACGTTCTTCGGCGTGCTTTCACTTGCGACAATCAAGAACATCGTGTCCTCTCTCGGACTTGATGACGCCTGGTGGACAAACATCACGGTTGCCTTCATGATTTGTCTTTTCCTCCTGATTCAGAGCGTGGTTCTTTCAAGGAAGAATTCAAAGCAATAA
- a CDS encoding ABC transporter permease has translation MTSKKITDFLLGLVKKQIFIPIAALLILVIFNLAADPSFFKITLGQNSEGFPVLSGYLITILDNASELVILAIGMTLVTAASGGQDISVGAGIAIAGSVILRVLCGTDARPETLQAPIFVAFLVGCIVSMAFGGFNGVLVSYFKIQPMVATLILFTAGRSIAAWINDNALPIVVDPVFGYFGNFIPGIPVPTPVFIAIICIIITMLVLKFTNLGLYTQAVGINSNSSRLNGLDPQFIKFITYVIMGLCVAVAGFIKVCRISSINYSVIAKDIEMDAILAVALGGNALSGGKFNMWASILGAYVIQFLTTTLFKFNVASTALPAYKAVVVIILVVISAPVFREKMSQLAKQISGARKHAVANGGC, from the coding sequence ATGACTTCTAAAAAAATCACGGACTTCCTTCTTGGACTTGTAAAAAAGCAGATTTTCATTCCGATTGCGGCGCTGCTGATTCTTGTAATATTCAACCTTGCCGCAGATCCTTCATTCTTCAAGATTACGCTCGGTCAGAACAGCGAAGGCTTCCCTGTTCTTTCAGGCTATCTGATTACGATTTTGGACAACGCTTCAGAGCTTGTGATTCTTGCGATTGGAATGACGCTTGTAACGGCTGCTTCCGGCGGACAGGATATTTCCGTGGGAGCTGGAATTGCGATTGCAGGCTCGGTGATTCTGCGTGTTCTGTGCGGAACGGATGCGCGCCCTGAAACTCTTCAGGCTCCGATTTTTGTGGCGTTTCTTGTCGGCTGCATTGTGAGCATGGCGTTCGGCGGATTCAACGGCGTTCTTGTTTCATATTTCAAGATTCAGCCGATGGTCGCAACTCTGATTCTTTTTACAGCCGGACGTTCAATCGCCGCCTGGATTAACGACAACGCGCTTCCGATTGTTGTGGATCCGGTTTTCGGCTACTTCGGAAACTTTATTCCGGGAATTCCTGTTCCGACTCCGGTTTTCATCGCGATAATCTGCATAATAATCACGATGCTTGTTCTCAAATTCACGAACCTGGGGCTTTACACGCAGGCGGTGGGAATCAACAGCAACTCGTCAAGGCTGAACGGACTTGACCCTCAGTTCATCAAATTCATCACCTATGTGATTATGGGACTTTGCGTTGCGGTCGCCGGATTCATCAAAGTCTGCCGAATTTCTTCTATTAATTACTCCGTTATCGCAAAGGATATTGAAATGGATGCGATTCTTGCGGTCGCGCTCGGCGGAAATGCTTTGAGCGGCGGAAAATTCAATATGTGGGCTTCGATTCTCGGAGCTTACGTAATCCAGTTCCTTACGACAACGCTGTTCAAGTTCAATGTCGCTTCAACCGCGCTTCCGGCTTACAAGGCTGTCGTAGTCATCATTCTTGTTGTAATCAGCGCTCCGGTATTCCGCGAAAAAATGTCGCAGCTGGCAAAACAGATTTCCGGCGCAAGAAAACACGCTGTGGCGAATGGAGGCTGTTAA